Sequence from the Cydia fagiglandana chromosome 8, ilCydFagi1.1, whole genome shotgun sequence genome:
aattcaaattttatatgagacgataacccttcgcgcctacatttttcaaatttgccgcctttttctactgacaagatctgcttgaccaagtatacataTATAGTATCCAATGTTcaatattttgcatttaaaacaaCCGTATTCTCTGTAAATGTAAGTATTACTTAACTATTACCTAAACTCCGTTGTCAGTGTTGCAGTACATTGAAAAGTAGCACGTACGGTTTTATTTCACAATAGACAAAtgtctcctctacacgatgggccagcgccggccatttcaagggacgcagccatgcggtagaatgagagcaatatcacttgctccctctaacgcataaatgcgtcccttggagtggccggcgctggcccatcgtgtagaggagccaaaagGATTAGCCGTCAGTCAGGGGCCAGTTACGAATCGAGGAACTATACACCAACttccccacatctggcgtctttcgagcgtcggcgtctacaattctatggccgacgtcgacgcaactgcgcagcgacgtcattttccatagcgctggaccgacgccgacagacgccgacgctcgaaagacgccagatgtgggggggccctaaatccACTAGTTGACGTTAGATATCATGCTGTGACTGATGACTTCATCCTCAGATAGactatatcctcctaaggcccaaggtcctacttatggtacttattcagttcaattaaatttaaatcgtattcgattggaacagagttgcttttgctttgtttcgttcagtttttgaCCAACGCAAAAttaactctatttcctacattgTAGGTTAAAATTTCTGTGgtaaattttgcattttgtatttgtggCTGTGCCTTGGGAGGCTAGGATAAATTGATCAGTCAGTTTAGGTAGTATCTGGGATATAAAAACATAACCTCAAGGCTCCGTTatacaggcgcgttttgcgggcggcgcatgagcggggcgcgccgcttttacatataaaacgctcacgcccgcccggaaaacgcgcctgtgtgacggaaccttaagctcctcaatttatttaattaaataatacatacgcACGAGTGTACTGTAACGCATTTAATGAAGAATGGTTAATTTGCTTTGAATCAAAGtcaaaaatgttatttaatgaTTATGCACTACCAAATTATTATAAGTGATTAAATAGAAAATGAATTTCATTAAGATTTGTTTTATTCTAAAATGCTATCTAGGTACTACTTATACATTACTGCATGGTTTATTTCCCGATCCCCGaaatattcaaattcaaaattcaaacatatttatttcatacatattaactcacattatagacgggttcCTTAAGGAAGGCAATGAATCGGCCAGGATGGAGAGCACTACAGCACAGAGCGATttatggtggtcacgaccctcagacatgaggattCGACTAGGAAGAGAGatgggtctaacgcgaattatattcaattacctttatttaccgacgtttcgacacaggtttcactggtcgtggtcgcgtctgactgattgtcccagcaaaatgtcaaaacagagatttgtgcatctacccgacgaaaagtgtatggaaaagtttggggtagacatcacatttacattatttatttcatagctTGAATGTTACATAGGTGAAGTACAGTGATCCCcacgctatagttcgtttttttagcattagaaagaactccacagaagcaagcgtgcagtttttatcaggctctttaattgttaataattattgaattatctaatgtagcatggtcaatacatataatttacttcaaattattaccgctaaaagtgccggatttggaaccacaagcttacttctgcgaagttctttctaatgctaaaaaaaacggactataggctTAGCCTGTAACGTGGGGATCTAAGCCAAATACTTATTATTAAGTGaagtatattaaaattaaaactaagaatttttattaaatatataaattgtaagtacatatatataaatatacttacaagAATTGCACGTTTAAATAAAGATTTAgtcaaattatattttatccctttcgcggtagacccgtttgtgtaattgaatatatatgtacataatgCAATATTAGTAATTCGGGCCGGGTGTAGATACGATACGTATTTAATTTACTACGTCCCTATCGTAGGCTGAGAAAAATATTTGCTAAAAGTTGGAGGCGTGTTTACTCCAACTTCCTATTTTTATTGATCTCTGGACATATCTATGACGCAATTGATAACAAGTTTGGCAAAGTGCGAGATGGACTCGCACCACAAAGGTTCCGTACCTACCATCTACAATTTTACGGCTCCGACTTACGGcggcgacttgcgacggcgggagcgataatcATAGGTTattggagcgaaaggtccgatcgttatgtcacgctccaacctatggttatcgctcccgtcGTCGCAAGTCGaacgatgtcgtggccgagctgTTATGCCTTGACTTGGATGCTATTAACAGCCAttgtaacttttacagcatttttggtgcagcggtgtggtgttaacggaattggtatagataattccaactgaaatggtaaattaagattaatattaacgtaattaacgctaattaatcattagggttgaaattgtttataccgattccgttaacaccactccgctgcaccaaaatatgctgtaaaagttacgatcaTTGGTTATTATAATGATAATGACCTGAGCTGAGAATATTTGAACTGTACCTTAACActgtatctttaggtgtttaaataaagtaaacaaaatataccCTAAAATCatggtctaataaaacatggtcttctcttcccagagtgacacaagcctacgtcacaataacatggcagctatatatagcgctatcgcatattatcatatagcgctgtcgcatgatgacgtaggcttgtgtcagtcacgtgaccacgaaaagacgggaagagagtaccaggcggagtatattattataccatgcccTTAAATGATTTCTTATGCCAGTTGAGGTAGATGAAAAGATTACATGATCAATTACCTAATGTAAGTCCTTTAATCtaagtcaggtcgttcaatgACTGATCCAGGTTTTATTATAGGATTCCATTTGTCACCCTTCGGAACCCTAGAAAGCATCTTGCAAAGCATGATAAGTTATATTCAAGTTATCAATGTTATCGTGAGAAGCAGTAACGCAATCTGTTGTTGTATTTTTCTAATCTTAAAAGTTTGTGGGAGGtggcaatattatatttacgtCATTCGCTATTAATTCGTACGCTCGAGAAGACATTAAAATAgtttacattaaattaaataattggaaattaattattttttacgtgttttaattaaaataatacactaTTATGgcatttaattgttttatttatttatgttttatgaGTTTTGTGACACCTGCAATATTGGGTAAGATCTATTTTTTATCAATCaaactaagggtcggttgcaccaaactgttcgtatcgttaaagagttcgcaatatttttatgtatggaaagtttcatagtaaagcgccggggcgcgccggctgacgtcgatcagtctgtcaaatgtgatTGGTGAAATTTgcgaattgcggggatctttctcttttactccaatgaaggcgtaattagagtgacagagaaaaatgccgaTCGATTTCcgtggttatagccctggcCCTAAATCTCTGCTTCGGGCAAGGCTCGAACTTACGATCTTTTGTCCTTAAAAACTCAATCTTTTATGACTATTTTCTATAATTTCTTTCCAGGTTATAGACGCATAAAATACGCGGGAGCCGATCTTAATATCCTCGCTAAAGCTGGAGAGAGAATAGATGTGGTTTGCGAAAAAGATGTGCCTCTAATACGGTGTGGGTTTACGCACCCTAATGGAACTAAAGTCTTGTAAGTTGAAGAGAAATTATTGAGatctttagaaaaaaaaccggaGAAGTGCGATATGGACTCGCCCAGCGAGGATTCCGTACtttctagtatttgttgttatagcggcaatagaaatacatcatctgtgaaaatttcaactgcctagctatcacggctcatgagatacagcctggtgacagacagacggacagtgaagtattagtaatagggtcccgctttaaccctttgggtacggaaccctaaaacaatATGACACGGTGTGCCAAATTTTCGCGGTTTTTGGAGTGGTGCAAAGTTAGCACAAGTCTTTCGAAGCTGTAATCTTGGATATATGGGACTAGGTTCCTACTTATAGTAGGTGCCTAGTAATGGCCCTAACaacatattaaaatattagtacagtcattatagattttgacccgtgaataattagttcttcgattttttttttcgtaggtccctcggggagGGGGGGgacactgggagtgtaaattcaaaaagtagactgaatcaggctcctgaaattctaaaaatggttttttttttccaaaaaaacggtttttcttgaataacttggccatttttgattttacagtaaaaccgtgaggacaaaaattgtaggaaatttgattctctacaagttagtccagtcattatatccaaaaaaccgaccctacccatgaataatcagttcttgcatttttttttcgtaggtccctcggggggtcactgggagtgtaaattcaaaaagtagactgaatcaggctcctgtgtatattcgaaaaacggtttttctttaataactcggccatttttgattttacagtaataCCGTgcggacaaaaattgtaggaaatttgattctttACAACTTTGTTTCTCTatatttatgccgtaaagcgtggaacaggAGATGttaacttatatattatatagttaacaggtatcgtcttgggtcgtcccattcgtttttcgtcaagttcttaaattagtcctattctgctttcgtcactcattctacattgaaagccaccgacgattgggacgaatgtagaatgggtgacaaaagcagaataggcctcccgggcgaggcaagcgagttttagaaaacctttgaatgcagttttgtttctttttaaaaataaaggaatgtctcctttaagtaaaatgagccagcttaaggatttaaggtagtttccctccagggcctgTAAAGTATTGGGAAACGTACAATGAAACCACCTGAGCTGATTATAGactgatttattatttttgttgcatgcCGATCAACCTACCCTACATTTCAATCTACCCACATATACTGACAACTCCCCTttgaaagaaaacaaaaaaaaataacaatttatttattacctaggACATGCTTGACGTTACTTTAGGACATGGAAATTACATAGgtgttttatttctattttcgttaTTCATACATTCTCTTTCCTTTAGTTAAATGATTccttaattaaattgattatatatataggtacatagatgTATATTGTAACTTgtatattaatatatatatatatatttatattttacaagatgAGATATAAACTTACACATACAAGTGTAGGTATCCATCTACATTTTAATTCATTCTAACATTcgctacttaaatattattattattttattattaatacatttttatcacattcaaattttaagtaatcagACTGCTTTCTAATTTAATTATAAGTAAAGTACATCACTAGAATTTTATGTTTATCATGCGAACACAATTTAATTGTTTACCTCTGAGTAGGTAATACTTAATCTAATTGCGACGAGGTTCAGGTACAGGGTAGGTCCACCGATCAGGAGGTCTCACCATCCTGCCAAAGCGAGTAACATAAtaattagtattatttatttgttcttGGTTTGGACTTGGACCCCGGGAGCTGATGGGAGGCTGCGGCGCACAGGGCGTAGTgatatttatatcgtcataaTTAAAACATACTGCAGGTTGGTCTGAGCGCTGTGGTGAGTCATCGATCAGCTGTCGGCGGTTACGTCTTAGAATTCTACCAGACGTCATCTTTATAAGATATGACCGTGGTCCTACAGTACTATGCACAGTTCCGTTTTGCCATTCATTGTTTATTCTTACCTTAACCTTTTCGCCTACTTGGAGTTCTCGCAGGTGCTTGGCTCCTTTATCGTAATAACGCTTTTGTTTACTTTGACGCGATTTTAGATAAAATTCGACATTTCGCGGGATTTTGGGAGCTAGTAATGTTGGAGAGCATGGTAAAAAACTACGCAGTTTCCTGTTATTCAAGAGTTCAGCGGGTGAAGGTAAATCATTGTCAAGTGGAGTATTTAAATATTCTAAAAAAGCTATGTTAAAATCTGATTTATTGAATGTGGTTTTCTTTAACATCTTTTTTATGATTTGGACTGCTCGCTCGACCTGACCATTAGACTGGGGGTAGTGGGGGGAGGAGGTCACATGTTGGAAGAACCACTCTTTAGAAAAACTTTTAAATTCAGATGAAGCAAATTCAGGCCCATTATCTGAAACTATCACTTCCGGTATGCCTTGACGCCTAAATATttcttttaactttttaattaccTCCCTAGAACAAAGGGATTTGACCTTGACTACTTCTACAAATTTACTATAGTAGTCAATTACTATTAGATAAGATTTcccattaaaatgaaatatatctATACCTAATTTTAACCAAGCTCTTTTTGGAGGTTCATGTTGCATTAAAGTTTGCTTGACGTTTTGTTTTCTAAATGTCAAACAAGCTTGACAATGTGAAAGGTAATCTTGCAGCTGTGAGTTCATATGGGGCCAAAACATAATCTCGCGCGCTCTCAGTTTACATTTTTCTATCCCTAAGTGGCTACTATGTGCGCGTTTAATCATTTCTGATCGCATGCATTTAGGTATGACAACACGATCTCCCCTCCAAACAATGCCATAAGCAACTGATAATTCGTTTTGATATGCATAGTAGGGTTTTAATATATCACTAACATCTTTTTTCTGATCTGGCCATCctctttttataattttagtcaGCTCTTTTAATTCAGTGTCATCTTGCGTGcatttttgtatttgtaagaagtGTGTATCAGTGAGAGGGTTGCTTGCCGAAATCGCGCAAACTTGCGCGCGCACGTCGAGGTCGCTCGCCCGTGTGTTTTCATCGACTCCCGCGCCTACTTGCACCGCACGAGATAACGCGTCAGCTATATATAAGTATCTACCAGGCTTGTATACTAAATTGAATGTGTACGGCTGTAATCTTAGCAGCATCCTTTGTAATCGAGCAGGAGTATTAACTAACGGTTTTTTAATTATGCTGACTAGTGGTTTGTGATCAGTTTCGATCGTAACATCATTTTtaccatatatgtatgtataaaacctTTCACAAGCGAAAACACAGGCGTATAATTCCTTTTCGATCTGTGCATAGGCTTGTTCTGTTTTTGTCAGAGATTTAGATACATAACAAACAGGTAAACCATTTTGAAGTAAGCATCCACCTAATCCATTTTTACTCGCGTCTACTGAAATCGTCACCGGTTTTTtaacatcataatattgcaGCACTGGAGGACTACACaagcatttttttaaagaattaaaaCAACTATCGTGCCGCGATTCCCAGTGCCAGTGTACGTCTTTCTTTAATAACTCGCGTAATATATGAGTTTTTTCAGAGAGGTTAGGTATAAAGTTGCCTACATATGTAATTAATCCAAGAAATCTCTCCAAGTCTTTGACACTTGAAGGAGTAGGCATGTTCATTATAGCACTAGTGCGTGAGTCATCGGGACTCACCCCGTGTTGCGTAATCTTATGACCCAAGTATTTTATCTCCGATAAGCCTATCTTGCACTTTTctttgtttagttttatatttatcTCCCTGCATCTTTGTAACACTTTCCTTAGTCTAATATCATGTAATTCTTTAGTATCGGCATAAATCAATAGATCATCTATGAATAATTTTACTCCTTCTATGTCGTCAAAATGTTCatataattttctatggaagatTTCAGACGCGGAGGAAATTCCATACGGCATGCGTAGGAATTTGTACCTACCAAAGGGGGAATTGAAGGTGCAAAGGTCACTACTAGCTTGGTTTAACTTAACTTGCCAAAAACCCTGCTTAGCATCAAGAGTGCTAAAGTACTTTGCCCCCGCTAGACTTGAAGTGATTTCATCTAGAGTAGGCAATTTAAAATGCTCTCGtttaattactttatttaaatcCTTCGGGTCAAGGCATATTCGCAGGTCTCCGTTGGGTTTTTTGACAACAGTCATGCTATTTACCCAGTCGGTGGGTCCTTCAACTTTTGCGATGATGCCTTGATCCTGCATTtctcttaatttatttttaacctGTTCTACTAACACAATTGGTAATTTCCTAGGGGCATGAATTACCGGTTGGGCATGGTCttgtaattgtattttgtattctCCCGGTAGACAACCCATACCTTCAAAAACGTCGGAGTACTCATCTAATACAGACTTGGCATTATTTGACCTACCTACAGACAGCTCATGGACCCTTCGTACTAAGCACATTTCTCTACAAGAAAATCTACCAATTATTGGACTCGACGGAACATCTGCTATAATAAACTCCAAAATGTAAGGATTAGTTTTATGCATCACTTTTAGATTACATTTACCCGCAATTGGTATCAAGTCTCGTGAATAACCATATATTTTTACCCCGGTTGTACTAAGGGACTGCCTATCTATTCCTAATAATTTTAAGTACCTCTCTGGCAAAACATTTACCTCAGCTCCCGTGTCCAGTTCAAACGTTATATTCTTATTATTAATGGATAAAGTGACAGAccattcatcatcataattatgtttattatttacctcATCGGTGGATTCCCCTCTTATTTCGTACACGCGACACATTCTCGAGTAGTGATTGCGTCCATGGCACCTGTCACACAGCTGACCATATGCCGGACACTGAAATCTTCTATGTGTAGACCCACATCTTGAACAGCTATGGCCGCCAGTCCTCTTGGGTTGTGACGACCGCTGCCACCTGCCGCGCGCCGCTGGCTGGTTGTCGTGCCCGGGAGCTGCGTGATGTGCCTGTCCGGGGCGCCCGCCTCGCCACGATCCACGGCGGCGCCCGCGCCCGTTAGCGCTGACCGCATTTACCGCCTTATCCTCTGTCTCCTCACGTTCTTGTCTATAACAACAACTCGGTTGACCTTGACATTCTGTCGCGATTGTTtgcttatttttaatttcatgcACATGATGTTCCACATTCTCCTGCTTAATATGACCAGCTTGAGCACGGGATATTTCGGCTAGCCTACATATTTCTATAGCTTTTTGCAGCGTCAAGTCACTTTCTCGTAGAAGTCGTTCCCGCAAGGTTGTTTCCTGAATACCACATATTAACCGATCCCTCACAAGGTCACTGCACAGATCTTTAAAGTCACACTTTGCTGCCATCACATTTAATTCAAAGACATACTGTTCAATCGATTCAAACTCCTGCTGGTTCCGTGTGAAGAATTTATGCCTTTCTACGGCGAGGTTCTTTTTGGGTTCGAAAAATCCGTCAAACTTCTTTAACAACTCATCTACTGTTTTTGATTCTTCGGTAAACTGGTCATATACCTCGCGGCACTTATCACCTATTACATGCAGCAAAATGTTAATCTGGACCTTCTGTGGTTTTTTCGCTATTTCACAAGCTTCGTAATAAATTAGAAAGGCCTTTTTCCATTTCTCCCATTCTTTGCATAAATTTCCCGATGTAACGTTCACTAAATTGTTCtcgaatttgaacggtaatggcGGATGCAGCACTGACTCCATAGTGGCGATAAACAATTCTCACTCTCAcgataaatacctatttattaataACGACACACATTACTGTCCGCACAGAGTTTCacacttttttattattttacaatgatAAATAAGTCTTTTTTCCGGCTGCGCCATGTAAAGTATTGGGAAACGTACAATGAAACCACCTGAGCTGATTATAGactgatttattatttttgttgcatgcCGATCAACCTACCCTACATTTCAATCTACCCACATATACTgacagggcccgacttatctttccaccctgtataatgttCGATATGACAGGCCTAATTTCTGATTTAACCATTTCAGATTTGTCGACGTGGTGCCAGGCACGCCATCCTGCAAATTCTCTACCATCGCCACTACCACAGAAATAGGCCTCTGGACCTGTCATCTATGGACCCCAATGGCACCTGATAAAGAAATCACAAAAACAGTCGAAGTGAGGGTAGCTCACAAAATCGCCGCGCTAGACAAAGAGGTTGGGGTGAAGAAGGGAGATAGGGTGACGTTGTCATGCGTCAGTTCGGAGGGAATGGTGCCGCTGAATGCGTGTTACTTTACTTCGCCAGACCAGCGAAGGATTCATTTGGATGACAAAATTACTGAGGAAAAGTAAGTCCCTATTTTGTATAGTATGGGGCGGGGTGATTTAAtgatttttcatcacactcgctcagtaaatgtggaattgcacgcaggtttagcgggagttatagaaaaagcgttctccctagatgataataattaacagttttttgtctttctatttaatttttgtatcgcgagtgtgatgaaaaacattatgtgtaactcggggcgtaataatattgcaaactcgagtctataaatcgctccggcaagccgtcgcgatataacttactctcgtttgcaatgtCCAACTTAggtacgccccatgttgcacaatttCATCACACCAGATCAAAGTTGCTCGAAAAAGATATTATTTCATTATTCTTATTTGGATATGTAGGTAGTTAAACTTCACAGCACTTGGCAATCTTGGCATGAAGCCACAGTTGCTGTGACATAATATGTGGATAGACCTCTATATTAAAACTAGTAAAGAGTAAttctatttaattatttattggtaaaatCTATCAAAATTCAGAGTAAATCTCATCCGAAATATTAAACATGTAATAagtaaatttatattatttccagCCTCGCCTTCAATAAGTACTTCTTCCCTCTAAAACTGAGCGTCCACCGCGGTGACTGTAGCATCACACTGCAGTATACAGATTTAACTGACGAAGGCATATGGGCTTGTACGGGCTGGCTGGAGCTTGAGAACCGGGCGTATACCGACTACATACAGTTGAGCGTGCTTGATGACACAGAAGCTACAAGTTTAGGTGATGTTTGTGTTAGTTTAGAGTACCTATCCTCGCTGTATGACTGCAGCATCACACTGCAGTATACAGATTTAACTGACGAAGGCACATGGGCTTGTACGCTTGTACGGGCTGGCTGGAGCTTGAGAACCGGGCTTATACCGACTACATACAGTTGAGCGTGCTTGATGACACAGAAGGTACAAGTATAGGTGAGGTTTGTGTTAGTTTAGAGTACCTATCCTCGCTGTATGACTGCAGCATCACACTGCAGTATACAGATTTAACTGACGAAGGCACATGGGCTTGTACGGGCTGGCTGGAGCTTGAGAACCGGGCGTATACCGACTACATACAGTTGAGCGTGCTTGATGACACAGAAGCTACAAGTATAGGTGAGGTTTGTGTTAGGTTAGAGTACCTATCCTCGCTGTATGACTGCAGCATCACACTGCAGTATACAGATTTAACTGACGAAGGCACATGGGCTTGTACGGGCTGGCTGGAGCTTGAGAACCGGGCGTATACCGACTACATACAGTTGAGCGTGCTTGATGACACAGAAGCTACAAGTATAGGTGAGGTTTGTGTTAGGTTAGAGTACCTATCCTCGCTGTATGACTGCAGCATCACACTGCAGCATACAGATTTAACTGACGAAGGCACATGGGCTTGTACGGGCTGGCTGGAGCTTGAGAACCGGGCGTATACCGACTACACACAGTTGAGCGTGCTTGATGCGACAGAAGCTACAAGTTTAGGTGAGGTTTGTGTTAGTTTAGAGTACCTATCCTCGCTGTATGACTGCAGCATCACACTGCAGCATACAGATTTAACTGACGAAGGCACATGGGCTTGTACGGGCTGGCTGGAGCTTGAGAACAGGGCTTATACCGACTACATACAGTTGAGCGTGCTTGATGACACAGAAGCTACAATTATAGGTGAGGTTTGTGTTAGGTTAGAGTACCTATCCTCGCTGTATGACTGCAGCATCACACTGCAGTATACAGATTTAACTGACGAAGGCACATGGGCTTGTACGCTTGTACGGGCTGGCTGGAGCTTGAGAACCGGGCTTATACCGACTACATACAGTTGAGCGTGCTTGATGACACAGAAGCTACAATTATAGGTGAGGTTTGTGTTAGGTTAGAGTACCTATCCTCGCTGTATGACTGCAGCATCACACTGCAGTATACAGATTTAACTGACGAAGGCACATGGGCTTGTACGCTTGTACGGGCTGGCTGGAGCTTGAGAACCGGGCTTATACCGACTACATACAGTTGAGCGTGCTTGATGACACAgaagctacaagtacatgcagctcacaccaattttggtgtctagtcTAGCAATAGTAGTtcagtagttgccgcgcaccgctacagAACGGACGCCAGTACGCGCTTGCGCCACATTGCGGTCATAAGTCATAagtatctgtcgtaatagatgcgttttgttagagagtgaaccttaaCTGTACCtggtacctactttttattcTCTGGTATTGTTTATTCTCTGGTTTGGTTAGAATACCTACatcttttaaatttgccgcttttttcgtcttttttctactgacggaaatggcttgacagacaaTGTATTTAACATTTGACAgagattaaataacaaaataaataaatcataaatctagcctaaattagcctgaggcatttGTTCCCAGgacagtggcgtaactagggggggggggggttggagggggcacgtgccccgggcgccgtctaagggggggcgccaaaatgggcaaaagactacctctccgccATGCCAAACGCACAGCAGGAAAACTTTtgtcagtcgtatttaccaccactgtgaagtgtgaaatgcggatggtattctggcccacagctcaaaagagaaagccgatcttttaggtactcttttttgcctCGAATTCGACCTtgaaagacgacggtagcgccctaccgcccaccatcccgcagtgcgaatactctatgccagaaacttctatcaagcagagggatattcagtgggagttgctatgctctcattttataaggcgagcgggccgagtgcttcagagttgtgttccgtgttagcgcgtcttttccctcaggggtctcctgtcgggaagttaccatcttatggactggcctagagactacctatgcaaatggatcgctagccctttgttcggcaggcgcatatgagccgtagtagacggaacctactccaatagctgctgctgcatatctgtgacatgttgtctatcggacgacagtaggtactgggGATTCTTATACAGgctggttaaaaataactatattaccgttgccagggaggttttgggattatactgagcaacttttactaagggactaaccccgaaat
This genomic interval carries:
- the LOC134666720 gene encoding uncharacterized protein LOC134666720, encoding MESVLHPPLPFKFENNLVNVTSGNLCKEWEKWKKAFLIYYEACEIAKKPQKVQINILLHVIGDKCREVYDQFTEESKTVDELLKKFDGFFEPKKNLAVERHKFFTRNQQEFESIEQYVFELNVMAAKCDFKDLCSDLVRDRLICGIQETTLRERLLRESDLTLQKAIEICRLAEISRAQAGHIKQENVEHHVHEIKNKQTIATECQGQPSCCYRQEREETEDKAVNAVSANGRGRRRGSWRGGRPGQAHHAAPGHDNQPAARGRWQRSSQPKRTGGHSCSRCGSTHRRFQCPAYGQLCDRCHGRNHYSRMCRVYEIRGESTDEDGETS